The following proteins come from a genomic window of Nostoc sp. KVJ3:
- a CDS encoding DUF1392 domain-containing protein, translated as MIDHINALKTSWYLSPPWRGTIPPIEVNLLERVYLRTTRTFGYCCGMQWKHECWIYSIDCRNEILHATQNQIIGTGELETLTVQKPTFVLGERVMLCSHDKGTKQRLILGIGLVNNSWFYLIELMSPTLTQSRTISNRFSLVGEKSLVRVNV; from the coding sequence ATGATTGACCATATTAATGCACTCAAAACAAGTTGGTATCTCTCTCCTCCTTGGCGTGGAACAATCCCACCCATTGAGGTGAATTTACTGGAGAGAGTTTACCTAAGAACCACGAGAACATTTGGCTATTGCTGCGGTATGCAATGGAAGCATGAGTGCTGGATTTATTCAATTGACTGCCGTAATGAAATACTCCACGCTACACAAAACCAAATTATTGGAACTGGAGAATTAGAAACTCTCACCGTGCAAAAACCTACTTTCGTTTTGGGCGAAAGAGTAATGCTCTGTTCTCACGATAAGGGAACAAAACAACGGCTGATTTTGGGGATTGGGCTGGTAAATAATTCTTGGTTTTACCTTATTGAATTGATGTCGCCAACCTTAACTCAATCACGGACTATATCGAATCGTTTCTCACTGGTTGGTGAAAAAAGTTTGGTGCGCGTGAATGTTTAA
- a CDS encoding VVA0879 family protein, producing the protein MNKEQWLTLGQTLFGQDKMQWKFKCPCCGHIASVQDYKKAGAPSSAAGFSCVGRWMPVCKEAFDDKDKRKIPCNYAGGGLIQINPVDVDGIKVFEFGV; encoded by the coding sequence ATGAATAAAGAACAGTGGCTAACTCTTGGACAAACACTATTTGGACAAGACAAGATGCAATGGAAGTTTAAGTGTCCATGTTGCGGTCACATTGCTTCTGTCCAAGATTACAAAAAAGCTGGCGCTCCATCTTCTGCCGCAGGATTTTCTTGTGTAGGACGATGGATGCCAGTTTGTAAAGAGGCTTTCGATGATAAGGATAAGCGCAAGATTCCTTGTAATTATGCTGGCGGCGGATTAATTCAAATTAATCCCGTTGATGTTGATGGAATTAAAGTTTTTGAATTTGGGGTTTGA
- a CDS encoding MT-A70 family methyltransferase: MRLTTLEGQYQCIVIDPPWFYRLRNQDKTHRNRINYKPMHIEEILSLPVPDLSHPTGSVLWLWYTNNHMIEAAHCLQTWGFELKTILTWEKVTKDGTKTHLGVGHWLRNSTEHCALAVRGNVKAFSGRTLTNESTILHSPRREHSRKPESFYQLVDKLCPDITKLEMFARESRDGWDCWGDEALKFDQPVEQSQQDISLTA, from the coding sequence ATGAGACTAACAACATTAGAAGGTCAATACCAGTGCATCGTGATTGACCCTCCCTGGTTCTATCGGCTGAGAAATCAGGATAAAACTCACCGAAACCGCATTAACTACAAGCCAATGCACATAGAAGAAATACTGTCATTGCCTGTTCCAGACTTAAGCCATCCCACGGGGTCAGTTCTTTGGCTTTGGTACACAAATAATCACATGATTGAAGCCGCACACTGCTTGCAAACATGGGGATTTGAACTCAAAACCATCCTGACTTGGGAAAAAGTTACCAAAGATGGCACTAAAACACATCTAGGTGTCGGTCATTGGTTGCGGAATTCGACTGAACACTGTGCTTTGGCTGTTCGTGGGAATGTCAAAGCTTTCTCTGGACGGACACTCACAAACGAGTCCACCATCCTGCACTCTCCCAGGCGTGAGCATTCCCGTAAGCCCGAAAGTTTCTACCAACTCGTAGACAAACTGTGTCCAGACATAACCAAGCTGGAGATGTTCGCACGCGAGTCTAGGGACGGCTGGGATTGTTGGGGTGATGAGGCTCTGAAGTTTGATCAGCCTGTTGAGCAGAGTCAGCAAGATATTTCCTTAACTGCCTAA
- a CDS encoding cytosolic protein, which translates to MTNKTPQTEYDSPWKQMLQLYFEDFMQFFFPQAHAQIDWSRGFEFLDQELQQVVRDAELGKRLIDKLVKIYRIGGEESWLLIHIEIQSQEETDFPKRMFVYNYRIFDRYDRSVASCAILGDDNINWRPSQFGYDLFGCTVDFQFPVIKLLDYQQRLPELEESHNPFATVVMAHLAAMQTRGDRLQRKQQKLALARRLYEQGFEREAILNLLGFIDWMLTLPLDLEREFKREVEQLEAQQSMQYMTSFERIARMESLLEGIAVGLKLKFGTEGLSLLPEISRIEDVEQLRAVLTGLETASNLEQLRSLYQPTTDTPTEN; encoded by the coding sequence ATGACTAATAAAACACCTCAGACGGAATATGATTCCCCGTGGAAGCAGATGTTGCAGTTGTATTTTGAAGACTTCATGCAATTCTTTTTTCCTCAAGCCCATGCTCAAATTGATTGGAGTAGAGGTTTCGAGTTTCTAGATCAAGAGTTACAGCAAGTAGTTCGTGATGCTGAATTAGGAAAACGACTAATTGATAAATTGGTGAAAATCTATCGCATTGGGGGCGAAGAATCTTGGCTGTTGATTCATATAGAAATCCAAAGCCAAGAGGAAACCGATTTTCCTAAACGGATGTTTGTCTACAACTATCGAATTTTTGACCGTTATGATCGCTCTGTTGCATCATGCGCGATACTGGGGGATGACAACATCAACTGGCGACCATCGCAGTTTGGGTACGATTTGTTTGGTTGTACGGTTGATTTTCAGTTTCCTGTGATCAAGCTGCTAGACTATCAACAAAGGTTGCCGGAGCTTGAAGAGAGCCATAATCCGTTTGCTACGGTGGTCATGGCTCATTTGGCAGCAATGCAAACCCGTGGTGACAGGTTACAACGTAAGCAGCAGAAATTAGCTTTAGCGCGTAGGTTGTACGAGCAGGGGTTTGAGCGCGAAGCTATTCTGAATTTGTTAGGTTTTATTGATTGGATGTTGACATTACCATTAGATTTAGAACGAGAATTTAAAAGGGAAGTAGAACAACTGGAGGCACAACAATCTATGCAGTACATGACATCATTTGAGCGAATTGCCAGAATGGAATCTTTATTAGAAGGGATTGCAGTTGGTTTAAAACTAAAATTTGGTACTGAGGGTTTAAGCCTATTACCAGAAATTTCCAGAATTGAAGATGTCGAGCAATTAAGAGCAGTTCTTACGGGACTAGAGACGGCCAGTAACTTAGAACAATTGCGCTCCTTGTATCAGCCAACAACCGACACTCCCACAGAAAATTAG